A window of Syntrophorhabdaceae bacterium genomic DNA:
GATCAGACAGATGGCTGACAAGCTTCAGAGAAAGGTCTATATCTTCAATGTACACAAGGCGCTGCGTAAAGGGATCGATAGTATCGCAAAGGTTATCAGGAGACCGGCATGCTCTGCCTGCGGGACCATAAAGCGGTACATCATGAACAGGATATGTATTGACAAAGGGTACACGGTCCTTGCGACAGGTCATAATCTCGACGACGAGGCCTCGGCGCTTTTCGGGAATGTCCTCTACTGGAAAAAGGAGTATCTCTGGAAGAAAAATGTTGTCCTTGAGGGCAGGGGAGAGCATCTTGTAAAAAAGATAAAACCGTTTTTTTTATGTTCCGAGCGGGAGATCGCAGCCTATGCGATCATGAAGGGCATTGATTACATCTATGAAGAATGCCCTTTTTCCGAGGGGGCCAAGACCCTCACCTATAAAGGCATCCTGAATCACATCGAGGAAACATCGCCGGGCACAAAAATAATGTTTGTGAAAGGCTACCTCAAAATGGTAAAGGAAAAAGGAGACGAAAAGGAAGACGAAAAGGAAGACGGCAGGGAAAGCCGTTACTGTCTTCAATGCGGCTATCCGACATTCAGCGATAAGTGCAGCTTCTGCTGGCTCCTTGATAAGTTCGGAACAGAATACGCTGTGGAGTTTGATCAGTATGGTTGATATGCGATTGACTTCAGGGAAAGGGGAATGACATAATCTCATGAGCATGATAGACGGTATCTCACAGCTCCTCTTCAATGTCTACGAGGCGTTTACCGTTGCCCTCTATGTGAGAGACAACGACCGGCTGAACTGCCTTTCATCGGTTACCTTCGCGAAAAGTTTTGACAAGGACAGAAGCATTCCCATAGAAGGCACGCTCCCCGGTTGGGTCATCAAGCACAATGAGCCGCTGATCATACCAAATTTCGACAAAGATGAAGATACGCTCGGGTATTACGGTGCCTCAGAGGGGATCAAGTCCTTCATGGGATTTCCCGTGGATGCCGACGCTGTGATCATAGTGGACAGCAAGAAGAAGTATGTTTTTACAGACAGGGAAAAAAAGATCCTCGGTTTCTTTGTCTCTGTTATCCATGAGGAGATAGAAAGGATCAACAAGGCGCGTGATGTTGAGGAGGCCATTGAAGATTTCTATGCGGAGAAACGGATCATGGGGCTCTTTAATGAACTCAACCTGGGAAAGATCTCCGTCGACGAGATACTGAAGGAGGTTTTAAGCCTCTCGGGTGGTGATTTTTGTTTCATCGGTGTGGAAAAGAACGGAAGGTTATCCATCACCGATGTCTACGGTGTGGAACGGCCCGATGAACTAAAAAGGGACTGCCAGCCGGGTGCCAGCATCGCATCGATGGTGATGGAAGGGGGTAGGGAACTCCTGCTTCCCTATAACAGCGGCTACCTGAGGGAAAAACCTCTCTTCTTTTTCAATGAGCCGATCAAGGCACGGCAGTTTTTCGGTTTCCCTCTCGCGACAGACGATATGATCCTCGGTGTCCTGGGGTTTGTCTCGCTCATCGATGTGAAACTGAAGGAGCAGTTTATCGGCGTCCTGAGGAATGTTTCAACGTTCTTATCACTCTATTATTCATCGCACTGGATGAAGGAGCATATCAACAGGTTGAAGGATTTCGAACCGGTAACAGGGGCCATCCAGTTCTCCTCGTTCC
This region includes:
- a CDS encoding TIGR00269 family protein, encoding MKCRVCGKPANINLRSYKTALCEEDFIAFLEKRASTTIGKYHLIDETDKPIVAVSGGKDSLSLWYMMNKLGYVSDGIYIDLGIEGYSGRSLEKIRQMADKLQRKVYIFNVHKALRKGIDSIAKVIRRPACSACGTIKRYIMNRICIDKGYTVLATGHNLDDEASALFGNVLYWKKEYLWKKNVVLEGRGEHLVKKIKPFFLCSEREIAAYAIMKGIDYIYEECPFSEGAKTLTYKGILNHIEETSPGTKIMFVKGYLKMVKEKGDEKEDEKEDGRESRYCLQCGYPTFSDKCSFCWLLDKFGTEYAVEFDQYG
- a CDS encoding diguanylate cyclase gives rise to the protein MSMIDGISQLLFNVYEAFTVALYVRDNDRLNCLSSVTFAKSFDKDRSIPIEGTLPGWVIKHNEPLIIPNFDKDEDTLGYYGASEGIKSFMGFPVDADAVIIVDSKKKYVFTDREKKILGFFVSVIHEEIERINKARDVEEAIEDFYAEKRIMGLFNELNLGKISVDEILKEVLSLSGGDFCFIGVEKNGRLSITDVYGVERPDELKRDCQPGASIASMVMEGGRELLLPYNSGYLREKPLFFFNEPIKARQFFGFPLATDDMILGVLGFVSLIDVKLKEQFIGVLRNVSTFLSLYYSSHWMKEHINRLKDFEPVTGAIQFSSFLGIVDKMIKKNEKFSLLTVKVLHIKTYNRRMGYEFTHNLLKRLFQVIRYSAGAQAHISRKGGSRFYIAVKGNDMVETRNMIKLIQYTAQKILSEERVFDRGDLIECGMCLFPEDSKDLWELFEKADEKKHRKIIE